One region of Roseicitreum antarcticum genomic DNA includes:
- the phnF gene encoding phosphonate metabolism transcriptional regulator PhnF, which translates to MPGAEDVAIWQQILDALQHDLACGHYAPGDKLPTEAALSARFSVNRHTVRRALGALSDQGLVHARRGAGVFVTAQPTAYRISRRTRFHQNLSDAGQTPTKDVLRLETRAADGREAQALHLPPGAQVHVWEGVSLADGVPLSVFRSVFCAARFPALLKALAATRSVTLALEHCGLCDYVRASTRLSAERATAERARLLRLPRDAPLLRSVAVNTDLAGTPVEYGRTWFAGDRVQLLIDGDAGAP; encoded by the coding sequence GTGCCCGGTGCCGAAGATGTCGCGATCTGGCAGCAGATCCTGGACGCCCTGCAACATGATCTGGCCTGCGGACATTACGCCCCGGGCGACAAGCTGCCGACCGAGGCGGCGCTGTCGGCGCGCTTCAGCGTCAACCGCCATACGGTGCGCCGCGCGCTGGGGGCGCTGTCCGACCAGGGGCTGGTACATGCGCGGCGCGGCGCGGGGGTGTTTGTCACCGCGCAACCCACCGCCTACCGCATCAGCCGCCGCACACGGTTCCACCAGAACCTGAGCGACGCAGGCCAGACGCCCACCAAGGATGTGCTGCGGCTGGAAACCCGCGCCGCCGATGGGCGCGAGGCGCAGGCGCTCCACCTGCCACCCGGCGCGCAGGTGCATGTCTGGGAAGGCGTCAGCCTGGCGGATGGCGTGCCGCTGTCGGTCTTTCGCTCCGTCTTCTGCGCGGCGCGGTTTCCCGCACTGCTGAAGGCGCTGGCAGCGACTAGGTCAGTCACCCTGGCGCTGGAACATTGTGGCCTTTGCGATTATGTCCGTGCCTCGACCCGGCTGTCGGCGGAACGCGCCACCGCAGAGCGCGCGCGCCTGCTGCGCCTGCCCCGCGACGCGCCGTTGTTGCGCAGCGTGGCGGTCAATACCGACCTTGCTGGCACGCCGGTGGAATATGGTCGCACCTGGTTCGCCGGAGACCGGGTGCAACTGCTGATCGACGGCGACGCGGGCGCGCCGTGA
- the phnG gene encoding phosphonate C-P lyase system protein PhnG produces MNGIDARKTWMGLLARAPQVALEQAWAALGLDPGYSWLRAPGVGTVMVRGRAGGTGAPFNLGEITVTRASLRLACGTVGHAYVQGRSTAHSTRAALVDALMQTDAAERVRALVLDPLAQAEAAARTGRAAKAAATKVDFFTLVRGEN; encoded by the coding sequence ATGAACGGAATTGACGCGCGCAAGACATGGATGGGCCTGCTGGCCCGCGCCCCGCAGGTGGCGCTGGAACAGGCCTGGGCGGCGTTGGGACTGGACCCGGGCTATAGCTGGCTGCGTGCACCCGGCGTGGGTACGGTGATGGTGCGGGGCCGAGCGGGTGGCACTGGCGCGCCGTTCAACCTTGGTGAGATCACGGTGACCCGCGCCAGTCTGCGGCTGGCCTGCGGCACGGTGGGTCATGCCTATGTGCAGGGTCGCTCTACGGCGCACAGCACCCGGGCGGCACTGGTCGATGCCCTGATGCAGACCGATGCGGCGGAACGGGTGCGCGCGCTGGTGCTGGACCCGCTGGCCCAGGCCGAGGCTGCCGCGCGGACAGGCCGCGCCGCCAAGGCCGCCGCCACCAAGGTGGATTTCTTTACACTCGTGCGGGGAGAGAACTGA
- the phnH gene encoding phosphonate C-P lyase system protein PhnH: MQTHADTLGGGFTAPAQDGAAAFRAVLDAMSRPGTIVRLAGAQPPAPASVAAGVVLLTLLDATTPLHLAGAHDTPGLRDWLTFHTGAPLVGRADAAFVLGTWDAVSPLEGYATGTPEYPDRSATLIVEMPALSSSGLTLTGPGIRDTAHLNLPGRDALRANARLFPLGLDFIFTAGAECAALPRTTQLGDR, from the coding sequence ATGCAGACCCACGCTGATACTTTGGGCGGGGGCTTCACCGCGCCCGCGCAGGATGGCGCAGCCGCGTTTCGCGCCGTGCTGGATGCCATGTCGCGCCCCGGCACGATTGTAAGGCTGGCGGGCGCGCAGCCCCCCGCACCTGCGTCTGTCGCGGCCGGCGTGGTGTTGCTGACACTGCTCGATGCCACGACGCCGCTGCACCTCGCTGGCGCGCATGACACGCCGGGCCTGCGGGACTGGCTGACCTTCCACACCGGCGCGCCGCTGGTGGGCCGGGCAGATGCGGCCTTCGTGCTCGGCACATGGGACGCGGTTTCGCCGCTGGAAGGGTATGCCACCGGCACGCCCGAATATCCCGACCGTTCCGCCACGCTGATCGTCGAGATGCCCGCGCTTTCGTCCAGCGGTCTCACGCTGACCGGCCCGGGCATCCGCGACACCGCACATTTGAACTTGCCCGGTAGGGATGCGTTGCGCGCCAATGCGCGCCTGTTCCCGCTGGGCCTTGATTTCATCTTCACCGCCGGGGCGGAATGTGCCGCCCTGCCGCGTACCACGCAACTGGGGGATCGGTAA
- a CDS encoding carbon-phosphorus lyase complex subunit PhnI, protein MYVAVKGGERAIDNAHAWLAEARRGDRAVPELSTDQIREQMALAVNRVMAEGSLYDPDLAALALKQARGDMVEAVFLIRAYRTTLPRFGAARPVDTGAMACDRRISATFKDAPGGQVLGPTFDYTHRLLDFALLAEGDVAPAPTAPPRAEATPHITSFLNHDGLIQPEVPSDATPPDLTREPLELPADRALRLQALARGDEGFVLGLAYSTQRGYGRNHAFVGELRIGQVAVEMDIPELGFSIEIGSVELTECETVNQFQGSKTQPPQFTRGYGLVFGQSERKAISMALVDRALRWQELGEDDSGAPAQDAEFVLSHCDNIQASGFLEHIKLPHYVDFQAELELVRRLRAEAESAANPAASPAANPAGDPALQSQTNVRGAGPLDDLEAPLSARNTTSEAAQ, encoded by the coding sequence ATGTATGTTGCTGTCAAAGGCGGCGAGCGGGCGATTGACAACGCGCACGCCTGGCTGGCCGAAGCGCGGCGCGGCGACCGTGCTGTGCCTGAACTGTCCACCGATCAGATCCGCGAGCAGATGGCGCTGGCAGTCAACCGGGTGATGGCCGAAGGCTCGCTCTATGATCCTGATCTGGCGGCGCTGGCGCTCAAACAGGCGCGCGGTGATATGGTCGAGGCGGTTTTCCTGATCCGCGCCTACCGTACCACACTGCCGCGTTTCGGCGCGGCGCGCCCGGTGGATACCGGCGCCATGGCCTGCGACCGGCGCATCAGCGCCACGTTCAAGGATGCGCCCGGCGGGCAGGTGCTGGGCCCGACGTTCGACTATACCCACCGCCTGTTGGATTTCGCGTTGTTGGCTGAAGGCGATGTGGCCCCTGCGCCCACCGCCCCACCGCGCGCAGAGGCCACGCCGCATATTACATCCTTCCTCAACCACGACGGGCTGATCCAGCCCGAGGTGCCGTCCGATGCCACGCCCCCCGATCTGACCCGCGAACCGCTGGAATTGCCTGCTGATCGTGCGTTGCGGCTGCAGGCCCTGGCGCGCGGGGATGAGGGGTTCGTGCTGGGCCTCGCGTATTCCACCCAGCGCGGCTATGGGCGCAATCATGCCTTTGTCGGCGAATTGCGCATCGGGCAGGTCGCGGTCGAAATGGACATTCCCGAACTGGGCTTCAGCATCGAGATCGGGTCGGTCGAGCTGACGGAATGCGAGACGGTGAACCAGTTTCAGGGCTCTAAAACCCAGCCGCCGCAGTTTACCCGGGGTTACGGGCTGGTGTTTGGCCAGTCGGAACGCAAGGCGATCTCCATGGCTTTGGTAGACCGGGCGTTGCGCTGGCAGGAACTGGGCGAGGATGACAGCGGCGCACCTGCGCAGGACGCCGAATTCGTGCTCTCGCATTGCGACAACATTCAGGCCAGCGGGTTTCTGGAGCATATCAAGCTGCCGCATTACGTCGATTTTCAGGCGGAGCTGGAGCTGGTGCGTCGGTTGCGCGCCGAGGCGGAGTCAGCCGCCAATCCTGCTGCCAGTCCTGCTGCCAATCCTGCTGGCGACCCGGCGCTGCAGTCCCAAACAAATGTGCGCGGGGCAGGGCCGTTGGACGATCTCGAAGCCCCGCTGAGTGCCCGCAACACCACCTCGGAGGCCGCGCAATGA